A segment of the Sphingomonas kaistensis genome:
CGACACCTTGAAAAAGGCGGATTGCCGCCGTATCTGGCGCCCGCGGACCGGGCCCCTCTGGCGCCCCCTGCATGCCCCCAGCGGCTGCAGGAGCGTGATGTCGGACCGCACGCATCGGAGCTTTCCGATCGCTTGCAGGCCCGGCGCGACTTTTCCCGTTCCCTGAGGTCTGTCCTGCGTTCGAGGGCTCCGTTCGGCTTTGCGATGTCGTTCAGAGGAGTGTCGAACCATGGCTGACCTGCCGACCAAGGCCGTGACATCGTCGAGACACGATGCCGCGTCCGCCGTGTCATCAGCCTGCAATATTGATGTCACAATGGCGCTGGCGAGGGCGCCGGCCGGGCGACCCGAATGCCAGGGATATGCGCACCATGATGACCCGTTTGCTTGGAGCGGCGCTTGCCGTCAGCCTGTCGAGCCCGGCGCTTGCCGAGGACAATTATCTCGAGGGCTGGTTCGAGGGCACCATCTCCAAGGAGTTCGAGAGCGGGACGTTTGTGCAGTTCCAGACCCAGCAACGGGCGCGCGGCAGCAGCAATCCGACCGGGGACAACCAGACCTATCGCCTGTGGGTGGGACAGGAGTTCGGCTCCGTGAAGGCGAGCGTCGGCCTGCACCGCAGCAAGGAAGGCGCCACCAAGGAGACCCGGCTGATCCAGCAGGCGAGTTACGACGTCGGCTCGTTCGGGCTCAAGGGCCGCACGCGGCTCGAGCAGCGCTTCATCGACGACGCCGACAAGACCGGGTGGCGGGTTCGCCAGCGGCTCGGCTACGCGATTCCGCTGACGGAGGAAAAAGGCGGGTGGAAGCTCGCCGGCAGCGCCGAGGGCTTCCTGACGTTGCGCTCGACCAGCCGCGGCGGGGACACCGGGATCACCGGCCTGCGCACCTTTGTCGGGTTCGAGCGGAGCCTCGGCCAGGTCGACCTGGGAGTGGGCTACACCCGCCAGCAGAGCATCCGCAAGAATGCGCCCGACCGGGTCGGCCACGCACCCACCTTGAACCTAACCCTCAACCTTTGAGCCGCCCCGATGGCGCGGCTCGCGCGCTTTAGGAGCCGCCCACCATGGAATTCCTGTTCACCGTCTGGCTCGGGACCCCCGTGTGGTTCTGGCTGGCGTTCGTCGGCATCGTCGCCGGCCTGACCGCCTTCGACCTCGGCTTCCTCCACAAGGAGGACAAGGAGATGGGGATCGGCGAGAGCCTGAAGCTCTCCGCCTTCTACATCTCGATCGCGCTGGCGTTCGGCATCTGGGTCTATTTCCAGAAGACCGCGGCGCTGGGCG
Coding sequences within it:
- a CDS encoding DUF2490 domain-containing protein → MMTRLLGAALAVSLSSPALAEDNYLEGWFEGTISKEFESGTFVQFQTQQRARGSSNPTGDNQTYRLWVGQEFGSVKASVGLHRSKEGATKETRLIQQASYDVGSFGLKGRTRLEQRFIDDADKTGWRVRQRLGYAIPLTEEKGGWKLAGSAEGFLTLRSTSRGGDTGITGLRTFVGFERSLGQVDLGVGYTRQQSIRKNAPDRVGHAPTLNLTLNL